The Nocardia arthritidis genome has a window encoding:
- a CDS encoding carotenoid biosynthesis protein, with amino-acid sequence MYPLAHGAARDRITVGVVLLSTATALTHAAGTRGIRYAAGLLTIVSGLGLLAEILGTATGFPFGCYDYADGRIGPALAGVPLLVPLAWTGGLYPVWVVAGLLTRRRAVRVGLTAVGAVGWDLFLDPQMVADGQWTWCASAPGLPGIAQIPYTNYLGWFAVALVMAGLLSLLEQVSPRPAGMPGVPVAVFLWTWLGSVLAHAAFLGLPYSAWYGGVGLGILGIPLLLAGIRRGHGGVVWQSGRPAWHDVSRAAEP; translated from the coding sequence CGCTGGCCCACGGCGCTGCCCGGGATCGAATCACCGTGGGCGTGGTACTGCTTTCGACGGCAACGGCTTTGACGCACGCCGCAGGTACCCGAGGCATTCGTTATGCCGCGGGCCTGCTGACGATCGTGTCCGGACTCGGACTGCTGGCCGAAATACTCGGCACGGCAACCGGTTTCCCGTTCGGATGTTACGACTACGCGGACGGGCGGATCGGTCCCGCACTGGCCGGGGTGCCGCTGCTTGTGCCGCTGGCGTGGACCGGCGGGCTGTATCCGGTGTGGGTGGTGGCCGGGCTGCTGACGCGGAGGCGGGCGGTCCGTGTCGGGCTCACGGCGGTCGGCGCGGTCGGATGGGATCTGTTCCTCGATCCGCAGATGGTCGCGGACGGGCAGTGGACCTGGTGCGCGAGTGCGCCTGGGCTGCCGGGTATCGCGCAGATTCCGTACACGAATTATCTGGGCTGGTTCGCGGTCGCTCTGGTGATGGCCGGATTGCTGAGCCTGCTCGAGCAGGTCTCGCCGCGCCCGGCCGGGATGCCGGGCGTGCCGGTCGCGGTATTCCTGTGGACCTGGCTCGGTTCCGTGCTGGCGCATGCCGCCTTCCTCGGACTGCCGTATTCCGCCTGGTACGGCGGTGTCGGGCTGGGCATCCTCGGGATTCCGCTGCTGCTCGCCGGAATCCGGCGCGGGCACGGCGGTGTCGTGTGGCAGTCCGGGCGACCGGCCTGGCACGATGTGAGCCGTGCAGCCGAGCCCTGA
- a CDS encoding LppM family (lipo)protein, which yields MPDAPVKRMPRRRVRVAAALLLAVLLAPVLAGCLRVQVSMGVSSNDRVSGRIVAAVVPANPGDKGPQLKAPDPIATKVRVEKYAQDGYVGSQVFFEDLSFGEVQQLGGLSDQTQGMFNLQFQRTGDLVSMNGRVDLKSVPPQGSDVQFTIAFPARVAKTNGNRDDDSTVSWKLPPGDVSTLRAEVSYADPNTRSFAGWAGIVGGITLAVAAVVAAVAYMDRNPAPPQGYPKVRISLSRWWRERARR from the coding sequence ATGCCCGATGCCCCGGTGAAACGGATGCCGCGCAGGCGCGTACGCGTCGCGGCGGCGCTGCTGCTCGCGGTATTGCTGGCACCCGTGCTCGCGGGCTGCCTGCGGGTGCAGGTGTCGATGGGCGTCTCCTCCAACGACCGGGTGTCCGGCCGGATCGTCGCCGCCGTGGTGCCCGCCAACCCCGGTGACAAGGGCCCGCAGCTGAAGGCGCCCGACCCGATCGCGACGAAGGTCCGGGTGGAGAAGTACGCGCAGGACGGCTACGTGGGCAGTCAGGTGTTCTTCGAGGATCTGTCCTTCGGCGAGGTGCAGCAGCTGGGCGGGCTCTCCGATCAGACGCAGGGCATGTTCAACCTGCAGTTCCAGCGCACCGGCGATCTGGTCAGCATGAACGGCCGGGTCGACCTGAAATCCGTTCCGCCGCAAGGGTCGGACGTGCAGTTCACCATCGCCTTCCCGGCCCGGGTGGCCAAGACCAACGGCAATCGCGACGACGATTCCACCGTGTCGTGGAAGCTGCCGCCCGGTGATGTGTCGACGCTGCGCGCCGAGGTGAGCTACGCCGACCCCAACACCCGCTCGTTCGCCGGATGGGCGGGCATCGTCGGCGGTATCACGCTCGCGGTCGCCGCCGTGGTGGCGGCGGTGGCCTATATGGATCGCAATCCCGCACCGCCGCAGGGTTATCCGAAGGTGCGGATCTCGCTGTCGCGATGGTGGCGCGAGCGCGCCCGGCGCTGA
- a CDS encoding glycosyltransferase encodes MGAAVRAGAGIALAGCAVALGNRLGVRRLSGAAAAVIEPITVCVPARDEATRLPGLIADLRAQVDVARMRVLILDDGSTDGTSDAAVTSIGDDVRFTVIRAGGEPPPGWTGKAAACARLAAAADTSVLIFLDADVRLAPGAVASAAGALRRSGAALISPWPRQEFGSFSEALTQPLLCWSWASTLPIALANRSLRPSTAVACGQFLVFDGSAYRSVGGHAVVAGSPTEDLDIARALRRSGLRTELFAAGRLARTRMYRGAAEVDDGYTRWLWSAYGGTVFGGIAVGAVAALAYWVPPLAMIFGRGSVRRAGIVGYAAAVTSRILARTTESAATPTRADVLAALAHPLSIAAYLRLWIRSRQARRQGRLQWKGRRLAS; translated from the coding sequence ATCGGCGCGGCCGTCCGGGCGGGCGCGGGCATCGCGCTCGCGGGTTGTGCGGTGGCACTTGGTAATCGGCTCGGCGTCCGGCGGTTGTCCGGTGCGGCGGCCGCCGTGATCGAACCCATCACCGTCTGCGTTCCGGCGCGCGACGAGGCGACCCGGCTGCCCGGCTTGATCGCGGATCTGCGCGCGCAGGTCGACGTCGCGCGCATGCGGGTGCTGATCCTCGACGACGGGTCCACCGACGGCACCTCGGACGCCGCCGTCACCTCAATCGGAGATGACGTGCGGTTCACCGTGATTCGCGCTGGCGGCGAGCCCCCACCCGGCTGGACCGGCAAGGCGGCGGCGTGCGCCCGGCTGGCCGCCGCGGCCGATACCTCGGTGCTGATTTTTCTGGACGCCGATGTCCGGCTGGCGCCCGGCGCCGTCGCGAGCGCGGCGGGCGCGCTGCGCCGCAGCGGTGCCGCGCTGATATCCCCTTGGCCCCGACAGGAATTCGGCTCCTTCAGCGAGGCGCTGACGCAGCCGCTGCTGTGCTGGTCGTGGGCGTCGACGCTGCCCATCGCGCTCGCCAACCGGAGCTTACGACCGTCGACCGCGGTGGCCTGCGGGCAGTTCCTGGTGTTCGACGGCTCCGCCTATCGGTCCGTCGGCGGCCATGCCGTGGTGGCTGGCAGCCCGACCGAGGATCTGGATATCGCACGCGCACTGCGGCGTTCGGGCCTGCGCACCGAGCTGTTCGCGGCCGGACGGTTGGCGCGCACCCGGATGTATCGCGGCGCGGCGGAAGTGGACGACGGGTACACGCGCTGGTTGTGGTCCGCGTACGGCGGAACGGTATTCGGCGGTATCGCCGTCGGCGCGGTTGCCGCCCTTGCGTATTGGGTACCGCCATTGGCAATGATCTTCGGACGCGGCTCGGTGCGGCGCGCCGGAATCGTCGGCTACGCCGCGGCGGTGACGAGCCGAATCCTGGCCCGCACCACCGAATCCGCGGCCACCCCCACCCGCGCCGACGTACTCGCCGCCCTGGCCCATCCACTCTCGATCGCCGCCTACCTGCGGCTGTGGATCCGCTCCCGGCAAGCCCGTCGCCAGGGTCGGTTGCAGTGGAAGGGCCGTCGACTCGCCTCCTGA
- a CDS encoding VirB8/TrbF family protein, with the protein MSTPENPGGIGSDPNAAQPNHGPSATPPWAGGDNQPPQTIPQPPAPAAGSWPGAPGYGPQAAGFGQPGYGQFPMPGYPQTAGAGKRPIGWIVATAVAVVVAIGAVVVGVVLSAQSSSKRDSADRTADQLRARAADVDAARTATCDFATAISTYDYTKLDAYLAAVKKATTGEFRQTFADAAKALQETMTQAKTSSTLAAKHCGVESFDGDRATVLVSIAQAVTNATGAQPTQQINAIVTVEKQSDGRWLVSKMDQVNQTR; encoded by the coding sequence ATGTCGACACCGGAGAATCCGGGCGGGATCGGATCCGATCCGAATGCCGCGCAGCCGAACCATGGGCCGTCCGCGACGCCGCCGTGGGCGGGCGGCGACAACCAACCGCCGCAAACGATTCCGCAACCACCGGCCCCCGCGGCCGGGAGTTGGCCGGGTGCGCCCGGATACGGTCCGCAGGCGGCCGGATTCGGGCAGCCGGGTTACGGTCAGTTCCCGATGCCCGGTTACCCGCAGACTGCTGGGGCGGGTAAGCGGCCGATCGGTTGGATCGTCGCCACCGCGGTGGCGGTGGTCGTCGCTATCGGCGCGGTGGTGGTCGGAGTCGTGCTCTCGGCGCAGAGCTCGAGCAAACGTGATTCGGCGGACCGAACGGCCGATCAGTTGCGCGCGCGGGCCGCCGATGTGGATGCGGCACGCACCGCGACATGTGATTTCGCCACCGCGATCAGCACGTACGACTACACCAAGCTCGACGCGTATCTCGCCGCGGTGAAAAAGGCGACGACGGGTGAGTTCCGCCAGACGTTCGCGGACGCCGCGAAGGCGCTGCAGGAGACGATGACGCAGGCCAAAACGAGCAGCACGCTCGCGGCGAAGCACTGCGGTGTCGAATCGTTCGACGGTGATCGGGCAACCGTGCTGGTCAGCATCGCCCAGGCGGTGACCAACGCGACCGGCGCGCAGCCGACGCAGCAGATCAACGCCATCGTCACGGTGGAGAAGCAGTCCGACGGCCGGTGGCTGGTGAGCAAGATGGATCAGGTGAACCAAACCCGCTGA
- a CDS encoding class I SAM-dependent methyltransferase produces MDWVREFYSTTGDWWAEADARITDRDRRRVRLLREYGAASGRILELGSGYGTTALATARAGYAVTAIEISDRADHTDISAPGPGSLTIHKADFYTVDLDGSFDSVCYWNGFGVGSDADQRRLFARLAGEWLRPNGKALIDVFNPFVWAAWDGDEEERKPDPAAGYRHELRELTQFDPVTCTAIDTWWEPADPERRISQRLRCYTPADFELLLSGTGLTLTAIVIGDRVLPPGPHPSLRALLHEEHEYLAVCRRS; encoded by the coding sequence ATGGATTGGGTGCGCGAGTTCTACTCGACAACCGGCGACTGGTGGGCCGAGGCCGATGCCAGGATCACCGATCGCGACCGGCGTCGCGTCCGTCTTCTGCGCGAATATGGCGCCGCATCGGGCCGGATCCTCGAACTCGGATCCGGATACGGCACCACCGCGCTGGCGACGGCGCGGGCCGGATACGCGGTGACCGCGATCGAGATCAGCGACCGCGCCGACCACACCGACATCTCCGCCCCAGGCCCCGGATCGCTGACGATCCACAAAGCCGACTTCTACACCGTCGATCTCGACGGGTCGTTCGACAGCGTCTGCTACTGGAATGGCTTCGGTGTCGGATCCGATGCCGACCAGCGCAGGCTGTTCGCGCGCCTTGCGGGGGAGTGGTTGCGGCCCAACGGAAAAGCGCTGATCGATGTGTTCAACCCGTTCGTGTGGGCCGCCTGGGACGGTGACGAGGAGGAGCGGAAACCGGACCCCGCCGCGGGCTACCGCCACGAACTGCGCGAGCTCACGCAATTCGATCCGGTCACCTGCACCGCGATCGATACCTGGTGGGAGCCCGCCGATCCGGAGCGCAGGATCAGTCAGCGGCTGCGCTGCTACACGCCCGCCGATTTCGAATTATTGCTCAGCGGAACGGGTTTGACATTGACCGCGATCGTGATCGGCGACCGAGTGCTGCCGCCGGGTCCGCATCCGAGCCTGCGCGCGCTCCTGCACGAGGAGCACGAATATCTCGCGGTGTGCCGAAGGAGCTGA